A section of the Carya illinoinensis cultivar Pawnee chromosome 12, C.illinoinensisPawnee_v1, whole genome shotgun sequence genome encodes:
- the LOC122289941 gene encoding oxysterol-binding protein-related protein 2A-like isoform X5 yields MPAGVGKILLLLLGAWCYIRISSFRESKSDDRRFYIFTATKTLHLKTDSKTDRVAWIQALVSTRSLFPLRPLTDNLSLIPKDLSISTERLRKRLLEQGINDNLVKDCEQIVLSEFSEIQGQLELLCEERSNLLDTLRQLEAANIEPEASGIHDNDYQLTKHEFSGLERGKYSECSTTESSDDIEKQELEEVSDGDEMSFHDTKEYFIETADSCGPMKVVLNHLDNYRETEDLINVEQMHTKKESPKSGHLNFERRTKLPDPVEKEKGVSLWSMIKDNVGKDLTRVCLPVYFNEPISSLQKCCEDMEYSFLLDQAYEFGREGNSLQRILNVAAFAVSGYASSEGRHCKPFNPLLGETYEAVYPEKGIRFFSEKVSHHPTLIACHCEGRGWKFWGDSNLHTKFWGQSIQLDPIGVLTLEFDDGEIFQWSKVTTTIYNLILGKVYCGHHGTMHICGNRRYSCKLKFKEQSILDRNPCQVHGFVEDAIGKKVAMLFGKWNDSMYYVNSDGSGKSKDFTPSSDASLLWKRSKPPPNLTRYNLTSFAITLNELTPGLQGKLPPTDSRLRPDQRHLENGEYEKANLDKLRLERRQRISRKLQENGWKPRWFQREGENGSFCYVGGYWEAREQGKWNGCPDIFGEFNEHLVDLVQV; encoded by the exons ATGCCGGCCGGCGTGGGGAAAATACTGTTATTGTTGTTAGGAGCTTGGTGTTATATTCGA ATCTCATCATTTCGGGAGAGCAAGTCGGACGACCGGAGGTTTTACATATTTACTGCCACAAAGACCCTTCATCTGAAAACTGATTCAAAGACGGATCGGGTGGCTTGGATACAAGCTTTGGTCTCGACCCGGAGCCTATTTCCACTTCGACCGCTCACTGACAATCTCTCCCTTATACCAAAGGATTTGTCTATATCAACAGAAAGGCTCAGAAAACGCCTGCTTGAACAGGGAATAAACGACAACCTGGTAAAGGATTGCGAACAGATCGTGCTTTCAGAATTCTCTGAAATTCAAGGACAGCTTGAACTTCTTTGCGAAGAACGATCCAATTTGCTTGACACTTTGAGGCAGTTAGAG GCAGCTAATATCGAACCTGAAGCCTCTGGAATTCATGATAATGATTACCAACTAACAAAACACGAGTTTTCTGGTCTTGAGCGTGGAAAATACAGTG AATGCAGCACGACTGAATCTTCTGATGATATTGAGAAACAAGAACTTGAGGAAGTGTCAGATGGAGATGAAATGTCCTTTCATGACACAAAAGAGTACTTTATTGAAACCGCCGATAGTTGTGGGCCTATGAAAGTAGTTTTGAATCACCTTGACAATTATAGAGAGACTGAAGATTTAATTAATGTGGAGCAAATGCATACTAAGAAAGAAAGTCCGAAGTCCGGACATCTGAACTTTGAAAGGCGAACAAAGCTTCCCGATCCAGTTGAGAAGGAGAAAGGGGTTAGCCTCTGGTCTATGATCAAGGACAATGTcggaaaagacctcacacgtgTTTGTCTCCCTGTTTACTTTAATGAGCCAATTTCATCTCTTCAAAAGTGTTGTGAGGACATGGAGTACTCTTTTCTTTTGGATCAAGCCTATGAGTTCGGAAGAGAG GGGAACAGTCTCCAGAGGATTCTTAATGTTGCAGCTTTTGCAGTTTCTGGTTATGCTTCCTCTGAAGGTCGACACTGTAAACCATTCAATCCTTTGTTAGGGGAAACTTATGAAGCTGTCTATCCTGAGAAAGGAATTCGCTTCTTCTCTGAGAAG GTCAGTCACCACCCAACACTAATTGCCTGCCACTGTGAAGGAAGAGGGTGGAAATTCTGGGGTGACAGCAACCTCCACACAAAATTTTGGGGGCAGTCAATTCAGCTTGACCCTATTGGAGTTCTTACCTTAGAGTTTGATGATGGTGAAATTTTCCAGTGGAGCAAG GTCACTACCACCATATATAATCTTATCCTTGGTAAGGTGTATTGTGGCCACCATGGGACAATGCACATATGTGGTAATCGCCGATATTCGTGCAAACTCAAGTTTAAAGAGCAGTCTATTCTTGATCGAAATCCTTGCCAG GTACATGGATTTGTTGAAGATGCTATTGGAAAAAAGGTTGCCATGCTATTTGGAAAGTGGAATGACAGCATGTATTATGTGAATAGCGATGGGAGTGGCAAGTCAAAGGATTTCACTCCCTCTTCTGATGCATCCTTGCTATGGAAAAGGAGCAAGCCCCCTCCTAATCTTACTCGATACAACTTAACTTCATTTGCAATTACATTGAACGAGCTGACACCTGGACTGCAG GGGAAGCTCCCTCCCACGGATTCGAGGCTTAGACCAGATCAGCGGCATTTGGAAAATGGAGAATATGAGAAGGCAAATTTGGACAAGCTGCGTTTAGAGAGGAGACAAAGAATT TCAAGGAAATTACaagaaaatgggtggaagcCCAGATGGTTCCAGAGAGAAGGTGAAAATGGCTCCTTCTGCTATGTCGGCGGATATTGGGAAGCTCGTGAACAGGGAAAATGGAATGGATGCCCAGACATATTTGGTGAATTTAATGAACACCTTGTTGATCTCGTACAAGTGTGA
- the LOC122289941 gene encoding oxysterol-binding protein-related protein 2A-like isoform X4, whose protein sequence is MYSGSHQQVVRVCVDRLRWRPTYYPVVTSAVEQELCWVDLICLYLSEVPYFELISSFRESKSDDRRFYIFTATKTLHLKTDSKTDRVAWIQALVSTRSLFPLRPLTDNLSLIPKDLSISTERLRKRLLEQGINDNLVKDCEQIVLSEFSEIQGQLELLCEERSNLLDTLRQLEAANIEPEASGIHDNDYQLTKHEFSGLERGKYSECSTTESSDDIEKQELEEVSDGDEMSFHDTKEYFIETADSCGPMKVVLNHLDNYRETEDLINVEQMHTKKESPKSGHLNFERRTKLPDPVEKEKGVSLWSMIKDNVGKDLTRVCLPVYFNEPISSLQKCCEDMEYSFLLDQAYEFGREGNSLQRILNVAAFAVSGYASSEGRHCKPFNPLLGETYEAVYPEKGIRFFSEKVSHHPTLIACHCEGRGWKFWGDSNLHTKFWGQSIQLDPIGVLTLEFDDGEIFQWSKVTTTIYNLILGKVYCGHHGTMHICGNRRYSCKLKFKEQSILDRNPCQVHGFVEDAIGKKVAMLFGKWNDSMYYVNSDGSGKSKDFTPSSDASLLWKRSKPPPNLTRYNLTSFAITLNELTPGLQGKLPPTDSRLRPDQRHLENGEYEKANLDKLRLERRQRISRKLQENGWKPRWFQREGENGSFCYVGGYWEAREQGKWNGCPDIFGEFNEHLVDLVQV, encoded by the exons ATGTATAGTGGGTCACATCAGCAGGTGGTGAGAGTGTGTGTGGATAGGCTGCGTTGGAGGCCTACGTATTATCCTGTGGTCACATCAGCTGTCGAACAAGAACTGTGTTGGGTGGACTTGATCTGTCTCTATCTCTCAGAAGTTCCTTACTTTGAATTG ATCTCATCATTTCGGGAGAGCAAGTCGGACGACCGGAGGTTTTACATATTTACTGCCACAAAGACCCTTCATCTGAAAACTGATTCAAAGACGGATCGGGTGGCTTGGATACAAGCTTTGGTCTCGACCCGGAGCCTATTTCCACTTCGACCGCTCACTGACAATCTCTCCCTTATACCAAAGGATTTGTCTATATCAACAGAAAGGCTCAGAAAACGCCTGCTTGAACAGGGAATAAACGACAACCTGGTAAAGGATTGCGAACAGATCGTGCTTTCAGAATTCTCTGAAATTCAAGGACAGCTTGAACTTCTTTGCGAAGAACGATCCAATTTGCTTGACACTTTGAGGCAGTTAGAG GCAGCTAATATCGAACCTGAAGCCTCTGGAATTCATGATAATGATTACCAACTAACAAAACACGAGTTTTCTGGTCTTGAGCGTGGAAAATACAGTG AATGCAGCACGACTGAATCTTCTGATGATATTGAGAAACAAGAACTTGAGGAAGTGTCAGATGGAGATGAAATGTCCTTTCATGACACAAAAGAGTACTTTATTGAAACCGCCGATAGTTGTGGGCCTATGAAAGTAGTTTTGAATCACCTTGACAATTATAGAGAGACTGAAGATTTAATTAATGTGGAGCAAATGCATACTAAGAAAGAAAGTCCGAAGTCCGGACATCTGAACTTTGAAAGGCGAACAAAGCTTCCCGATCCAGTTGAGAAGGAGAAAGGGGTTAGCCTCTGGTCTATGATCAAGGACAATGTcggaaaagacctcacacgtgTTTGTCTCCCTGTTTACTTTAATGAGCCAATTTCATCTCTTCAAAAGTGTTGTGAGGACATGGAGTACTCTTTTCTTTTGGATCAAGCCTATGAGTTCGGAAGAGAG GGGAACAGTCTCCAGAGGATTCTTAATGTTGCAGCTTTTGCAGTTTCTGGTTATGCTTCCTCTGAAGGTCGACACTGTAAACCATTCAATCCTTTGTTAGGGGAAACTTATGAAGCTGTCTATCCTGAGAAAGGAATTCGCTTCTTCTCTGAGAAG GTCAGTCACCACCCAACACTAATTGCCTGCCACTGTGAAGGAAGAGGGTGGAAATTCTGGGGTGACAGCAACCTCCACACAAAATTTTGGGGGCAGTCAATTCAGCTTGACCCTATTGGAGTTCTTACCTTAGAGTTTGATGATGGTGAAATTTTCCAGTGGAGCAAG GTCACTACCACCATATATAATCTTATCCTTGGTAAGGTGTATTGTGGCCACCATGGGACAATGCACATATGTGGTAATCGCCGATATTCGTGCAAACTCAAGTTTAAAGAGCAGTCTATTCTTGATCGAAATCCTTGCCAG GTACATGGATTTGTTGAAGATGCTATTGGAAAAAAGGTTGCCATGCTATTTGGAAAGTGGAATGACAGCATGTATTATGTGAATAGCGATGGGAGTGGCAAGTCAAAGGATTTCACTCCCTCTTCTGATGCATCCTTGCTATGGAAAAGGAGCAAGCCCCCTCCTAATCTTACTCGATACAACTTAACTTCATTTGCAATTACATTGAACGAGCTGACACCTGGACTGCAG GGGAAGCTCCCTCCCACGGATTCGAGGCTTAGACCAGATCAGCGGCATTTGGAAAATGGAGAATATGAGAAGGCAAATTTGGACAAGCTGCGTTTAGAGAGGAGACAAAGAATT TCAAGGAAATTACaagaaaatgggtggaagcCCAGATGGTTCCAGAGAGAAGGTGAAAATGGCTCCTTCTGCTATGTCGGCGGATATTGGGAAGCTCGTGAACAGGGAAAATGGAATGGATGCCCAGACATATTTGGTGAATTTAATGAACACCTTGTTGATCTCGTACAAGTGTGA
- the LOC122289941 gene encoding oxysterol-binding protein-related protein 2A-like isoform X2 → MRVKELHPLCCISLESPSGSLGDQSAEVAASSLSRARSLPASLASVPGRSDGNAGRSEATVAGVLHKWTNYGKGWRSRWFLLRNGVVSYAKIRYPENLNLLTPTTDDVRLIGEISTNRLSRMDSGRRRHGKTVGIVHLKISSFRESKSDDRRFYIFTATKTLHLKTDSKTDRVAWIQALVSTRSLFPLRPLTDNLSLIPKDLSISTERLRKRLLEQGINDNLVKDCEQIVLSEFSEIQGQLELLCEERSNLLDTLRQLEAANIEPEASGIHDNDYQLTKHEFSGLERGKYSECSTTESSDDIEKQELEEVSDGDEMSFHDTKEYFIETADSCGPMKVVLNHLDNYRETEDLINVEQMHTKKESPKSGHLNFERRTKLPDPVEKEKGVSLWSMIKDNVGKDLTRVCLPVYFNEPISSLQKCCEDMEYSFLLDQAYEFGREGNSLQRILNVAAFAVSGYASSEGRHCKPFNPLLGETYEAVYPEKGIRFFSEKVSHHPTLIACHCEGRGWKFWGDSNLHTKFWGQSIQLDPIGVLTLEFDDGEIFQWSKVTTTIYNLILGKVYCGHHGTMHICGNRRYSCKLKFKEQSILDRNPCQVHGFVEDAIGKKVAMLFGKWNDSMYYVNSDGSGKSKDFTPSSDASLLWKRSKPPPNLTRYNLTSFAITLNELTPGLQGKLPPTDSRLRPDQRHLENGEYEKANLDKLRLERRQRISRKLQENGWKPRWFQREGENGSFCYVGGYWEAREQGKWNGCPDIFGEFNEHLVDLVQV, encoded by the exons atgagagtgaaagaATTGCACCCACTTTGCTGTATCTCGCTCGAGAGTCCCAGCGGTAGCCTCGGCGATCAATCCGCGGAGGTCGCAGCCTCCTCCCTGTCCAGGGCTAGGAGCTTGCCGGCCAGTCTGGCTTCTGTTCCCGGCCGATCTGATGGCAATGCGGGACGATCCGAGGCCACGGTCGCCGGAGTACTGCACAAGTGGACCAATTATGGCAAAGGATGGAGATCCAGGTGGTTCCTGCTgaggaacggcgtcgtttcctACGCCAAAATTCGGTACCCTGAGAATCTCAACCTCCTTACGCCGACGACCGATGACGTCAGACTGATTGGAGAAATCTCCACTAATCGGCTTTCGAGGATGGACAGTGGGAGACGGAGGCACGGGAAAACTGTTGGCATTGTCCATCTCAAG ATCTCATCATTTCGGGAGAGCAAGTCGGACGACCGGAGGTTTTACATATTTACTGCCACAAAGACCCTTCATCTGAAAACTGATTCAAAGACGGATCGGGTGGCTTGGATACAAGCTTTGGTCTCGACCCGGAGCCTATTTCCACTTCGACCGCTCACTGACAATCTCTCCCTTATACCAAAGGATTTGTCTATATCAACAGAAAGGCTCAGAAAACGCCTGCTTGAACAGGGAATAAACGACAACCTGGTAAAGGATTGCGAACAGATCGTGCTTTCAGAATTCTCTGAAATTCAAGGACAGCTTGAACTTCTTTGCGAAGAACGATCCAATTTGCTTGACACTTTGAGGCAGTTAGAG GCAGCTAATATCGAACCTGAAGCCTCTGGAATTCATGATAATGATTACCAACTAACAAAACACGAGTTTTCTGGTCTTGAGCGTGGAAAATACAGTG AATGCAGCACGACTGAATCTTCTGATGATATTGAGAAACAAGAACTTGAGGAAGTGTCAGATGGAGATGAAATGTCCTTTCATGACACAAAAGAGTACTTTATTGAAACCGCCGATAGTTGTGGGCCTATGAAAGTAGTTTTGAATCACCTTGACAATTATAGAGAGACTGAAGATTTAATTAATGTGGAGCAAATGCATACTAAGAAAGAAAGTCCGAAGTCCGGACATCTGAACTTTGAAAGGCGAACAAAGCTTCCCGATCCAGTTGAGAAGGAGAAAGGGGTTAGCCTCTGGTCTATGATCAAGGACAATGTcggaaaagacctcacacgtgTTTGTCTCCCTGTTTACTTTAATGAGCCAATTTCATCTCTTCAAAAGTGTTGTGAGGACATGGAGTACTCTTTTCTTTTGGATCAAGCCTATGAGTTCGGAAGAGAG GGGAACAGTCTCCAGAGGATTCTTAATGTTGCAGCTTTTGCAGTTTCTGGTTATGCTTCCTCTGAAGGTCGACACTGTAAACCATTCAATCCTTTGTTAGGGGAAACTTATGAAGCTGTCTATCCTGAGAAAGGAATTCGCTTCTTCTCTGAGAAG GTCAGTCACCACCCAACACTAATTGCCTGCCACTGTGAAGGAAGAGGGTGGAAATTCTGGGGTGACAGCAACCTCCACACAAAATTTTGGGGGCAGTCAATTCAGCTTGACCCTATTGGAGTTCTTACCTTAGAGTTTGATGATGGTGAAATTTTCCAGTGGAGCAAG GTCACTACCACCATATATAATCTTATCCTTGGTAAGGTGTATTGTGGCCACCATGGGACAATGCACATATGTGGTAATCGCCGATATTCGTGCAAACTCAAGTTTAAAGAGCAGTCTATTCTTGATCGAAATCCTTGCCAG GTACATGGATTTGTTGAAGATGCTATTGGAAAAAAGGTTGCCATGCTATTTGGAAAGTGGAATGACAGCATGTATTATGTGAATAGCGATGGGAGTGGCAAGTCAAAGGATTTCACTCCCTCTTCTGATGCATCCTTGCTATGGAAAAGGAGCAAGCCCCCTCCTAATCTTACTCGATACAACTTAACTTCATTTGCAATTACATTGAACGAGCTGACACCTGGACTGCAG GGGAAGCTCCCTCCCACGGATTCGAGGCTTAGACCAGATCAGCGGCATTTGGAAAATGGAGAATATGAGAAGGCAAATTTGGACAAGCTGCGTTTAGAGAGGAGACAAAGAATT TCAAGGAAATTACaagaaaatgggtggaagcCCAGATGGTTCCAGAGAGAAGGTGAAAATGGCTCCTTCTGCTATGTCGGCGGATATTGGGAAGCTCGTGAACAGGGAAAATGGAATGGATGCCCAGACATATTTGGTGAATTTAATGAACACCTTGTTGATCTCGTACAAGTGTGA
- the LOC122289941 gene encoding oxysterol-binding protein-related protein 2A-like isoform X1 — protein MRVKELHPLCCISLESPSGSLGDQSAEVAASSLSRARSLPASLASVPGRSDGNAGRSEATVAGVLHKWTNYGKGWRSRWFLLRNGVVSYAKIRYPENLNLLTPTTDDVRLIGEISTNRLSRMDSGRRRHGKTVGIVHLKQISSFRESKSDDRRFYIFTATKTLHLKTDSKTDRVAWIQALVSTRSLFPLRPLTDNLSLIPKDLSISTERLRKRLLEQGINDNLVKDCEQIVLSEFSEIQGQLELLCEERSNLLDTLRQLEAANIEPEASGIHDNDYQLTKHEFSGLERGKYSECSTTESSDDIEKQELEEVSDGDEMSFHDTKEYFIETADSCGPMKVVLNHLDNYRETEDLINVEQMHTKKESPKSGHLNFERRTKLPDPVEKEKGVSLWSMIKDNVGKDLTRVCLPVYFNEPISSLQKCCEDMEYSFLLDQAYEFGREGNSLQRILNVAAFAVSGYASSEGRHCKPFNPLLGETYEAVYPEKGIRFFSEKVSHHPTLIACHCEGRGWKFWGDSNLHTKFWGQSIQLDPIGVLTLEFDDGEIFQWSKVTTTIYNLILGKVYCGHHGTMHICGNRRYSCKLKFKEQSILDRNPCQVHGFVEDAIGKKVAMLFGKWNDSMYYVNSDGSGKSKDFTPSSDASLLWKRSKPPPNLTRYNLTSFAITLNELTPGLQGKLPPTDSRLRPDQRHLENGEYEKANLDKLRLERRQRISRKLQENGWKPRWFQREGENGSFCYVGGYWEAREQGKWNGCPDIFGEFNEHLVDLVQV, from the exons atgagagtgaaagaATTGCACCCACTTTGCTGTATCTCGCTCGAGAGTCCCAGCGGTAGCCTCGGCGATCAATCCGCGGAGGTCGCAGCCTCCTCCCTGTCCAGGGCTAGGAGCTTGCCGGCCAGTCTGGCTTCTGTTCCCGGCCGATCTGATGGCAATGCGGGACGATCCGAGGCCACGGTCGCCGGAGTACTGCACAAGTGGACCAATTATGGCAAAGGATGGAGATCCAGGTGGTTCCTGCTgaggaacggcgtcgtttcctACGCCAAAATTCGGTACCCTGAGAATCTCAACCTCCTTACGCCGACGACCGATGACGTCAGACTGATTGGAGAAATCTCCACTAATCGGCTTTCGAGGATGGACAGTGGGAGACGGAGGCACGGGAAAACTGTTGGCATTGTCCATCTCAAG caGATCTCATCATTTCGGGAGAGCAAGTCGGACGACCGGAGGTTTTACATATTTACTGCCACAAAGACCCTTCATCTGAAAACTGATTCAAAGACGGATCGGGTGGCTTGGATACAAGCTTTGGTCTCGACCCGGAGCCTATTTCCACTTCGACCGCTCACTGACAATCTCTCCCTTATACCAAAGGATTTGTCTATATCAACAGAAAGGCTCAGAAAACGCCTGCTTGAACAGGGAATAAACGACAACCTGGTAAAGGATTGCGAACAGATCGTGCTTTCAGAATTCTCTGAAATTCAAGGACAGCTTGAACTTCTTTGCGAAGAACGATCCAATTTGCTTGACACTTTGAGGCAGTTAGAG GCAGCTAATATCGAACCTGAAGCCTCTGGAATTCATGATAATGATTACCAACTAACAAAACACGAGTTTTCTGGTCTTGAGCGTGGAAAATACAGTG AATGCAGCACGACTGAATCTTCTGATGATATTGAGAAACAAGAACTTGAGGAAGTGTCAGATGGAGATGAAATGTCCTTTCATGACACAAAAGAGTACTTTATTGAAACCGCCGATAGTTGTGGGCCTATGAAAGTAGTTTTGAATCACCTTGACAATTATAGAGAGACTGAAGATTTAATTAATGTGGAGCAAATGCATACTAAGAAAGAAAGTCCGAAGTCCGGACATCTGAACTTTGAAAGGCGAACAAAGCTTCCCGATCCAGTTGAGAAGGAGAAAGGGGTTAGCCTCTGGTCTATGATCAAGGACAATGTcggaaaagacctcacacgtgTTTGTCTCCCTGTTTACTTTAATGAGCCAATTTCATCTCTTCAAAAGTGTTGTGAGGACATGGAGTACTCTTTTCTTTTGGATCAAGCCTATGAGTTCGGAAGAGAG GGGAACAGTCTCCAGAGGATTCTTAATGTTGCAGCTTTTGCAGTTTCTGGTTATGCTTCCTCTGAAGGTCGACACTGTAAACCATTCAATCCTTTGTTAGGGGAAACTTATGAAGCTGTCTATCCTGAGAAAGGAATTCGCTTCTTCTCTGAGAAG GTCAGTCACCACCCAACACTAATTGCCTGCCACTGTGAAGGAAGAGGGTGGAAATTCTGGGGTGACAGCAACCTCCACACAAAATTTTGGGGGCAGTCAATTCAGCTTGACCCTATTGGAGTTCTTACCTTAGAGTTTGATGATGGTGAAATTTTCCAGTGGAGCAAG GTCACTACCACCATATATAATCTTATCCTTGGTAAGGTGTATTGTGGCCACCATGGGACAATGCACATATGTGGTAATCGCCGATATTCGTGCAAACTCAAGTTTAAAGAGCAGTCTATTCTTGATCGAAATCCTTGCCAG GTACATGGATTTGTTGAAGATGCTATTGGAAAAAAGGTTGCCATGCTATTTGGAAAGTGGAATGACAGCATGTATTATGTGAATAGCGATGGGAGTGGCAAGTCAAAGGATTTCACTCCCTCTTCTGATGCATCCTTGCTATGGAAAAGGAGCAAGCCCCCTCCTAATCTTACTCGATACAACTTAACTTCATTTGCAATTACATTGAACGAGCTGACACCTGGACTGCAG GGGAAGCTCCCTCCCACGGATTCGAGGCTTAGACCAGATCAGCGGCATTTGGAAAATGGAGAATATGAGAAGGCAAATTTGGACAAGCTGCGTTTAGAGAGGAGACAAAGAATT TCAAGGAAATTACaagaaaatgggtggaagcCCAGATGGTTCCAGAGAGAAGGTGAAAATGGCTCCTTCTGCTATGTCGGCGGATATTGGGAAGCTCGTGAACAGGGAAAATGGAATGGATGCCCAGACATATTTGGTGAATTTAATGAACACCTTGTTGATCTCGTACAAGTGTGA
- the LOC122289941 gene encoding oxysterol-binding protein-related protein 2A-like isoform X3 codes for MRVKELHPLCCISLESPSGSLGDQSAEVAASSLSRARSLPASLASVPGRSDGNAGRSEATVAGVLHKWTNYGKGWRSRWFLLRNGVVSYAKIRYPENLNLLTPTTDDVRLIGEISTNRLSRMDSGRRRHGKTVGIVHLKQISSFRESKSDDRRFYIFTATKTLHLKTDSKTDRVAWIQALVSTRSLFPLRPLTDNLSLIPKDLSISTERLRKRLLEQGINDNLVKDCEQIVLSEFSEIQGQLELLCEERSNLLDTLRQLEAANIEPEASGIHDNDYQLTKHEFSGLERGKYSECSTTESSDDIEKQELEEVSDGDEMSFHDTKEYFIETADSCGPMKVVLNHLDNYRETEDLINVEQMHTKKESPKSGHLNFERRTKLPDPVEKEKGVSLWSMIKDNVGKDLTRVCLPVYFNEPISSLQKCCEDMEYSFLLDQAYEFGREGNSLQRILNVAAFAVSGYASSEGRHCKPFNPLLGETYEAVYPEKGIRFFSEKVSHHPTLIACHCEGRGWKFWGDSNLHTKFWGQSIQLDPIGVLTLEFDDGEIFQWSKVHGFVEDAIGKKVAMLFGKWNDSMYYVNSDGSGKSKDFTPSSDASLLWKRSKPPPNLTRYNLTSFAITLNELTPGLQGKLPPTDSRLRPDQRHLENGEYEKANLDKLRLERRQRISRKLQENGWKPRWFQREGENGSFCYVGGYWEAREQGKWNGCPDIFGEFNEHLVDLVQV; via the exons atgagagtgaaagaATTGCACCCACTTTGCTGTATCTCGCTCGAGAGTCCCAGCGGTAGCCTCGGCGATCAATCCGCGGAGGTCGCAGCCTCCTCCCTGTCCAGGGCTAGGAGCTTGCCGGCCAGTCTGGCTTCTGTTCCCGGCCGATCTGATGGCAATGCGGGACGATCCGAGGCCACGGTCGCCGGAGTACTGCACAAGTGGACCAATTATGGCAAAGGATGGAGATCCAGGTGGTTCCTGCTgaggaacggcgtcgtttcctACGCCAAAATTCGGTACCCTGAGAATCTCAACCTCCTTACGCCGACGACCGATGACGTCAGACTGATTGGAGAAATCTCCACTAATCGGCTTTCGAGGATGGACAGTGGGAGACGGAGGCACGGGAAAACTGTTGGCATTGTCCATCTCAAG caGATCTCATCATTTCGGGAGAGCAAGTCGGACGACCGGAGGTTTTACATATTTACTGCCACAAAGACCCTTCATCTGAAAACTGATTCAAAGACGGATCGGGTGGCTTGGATACAAGCTTTGGTCTCGACCCGGAGCCTATTTCCACTTCGACCGCTCACTGACAATCTCTCCCTTATACCAAAGGATTTGTCTATATCAACAGAAAGGCTCAGAAAACGCCTGCTTGAACAGGGAATAAACGACAACCTGGTAAAGGATTGCGAACAGATCGTGCTTTCAGAATTCTCTGAAATTCAAGGACAGCTTGAACTTCTTTGCGAAGAACGATCCAATTTGCTTGACACTTTGAGGCAGTTAGAG GCAGCTAATATCGAACCTGAAGCCTCTGGAATTCATGATAATGATTACCAACTAACAAAACACGAGTTTTCTGGTCTTGAGCGTGGAAAATACAGTG AATGCAGCACGACTGAATCTTCTGATGATATTGAGAAACAAGAACTTGAGGAAGTGTCAGATGGAGATGAAATGTCCTTTCATGACACAAAAGAGTACTTTATTGAAACCGCCGATAGTTGTGGGCCTATGAAAGTAGTTTTGAATCACCTTGACAATTATAGAGAGACTGAAGATTTAATTAATGTGGAGCAAATGCATACTAAGAAAGAAAGTCCGAAGTCCGGACATCTGAACTTTGAAAGGCGAACAAAGCTTCCCGATCCAGTTGAGAAGGAGAAAGGGGTTAGCCTCTGGTCTATGATCAAGGACAATGTcggaaaagacctcacacgtgTTTGTCTCCCTGTTTACTTTAATGAGCCAATTTCATCTCTTCAAAAGTGTTGTGAGGACATGGAGTACTCTTTTCTTTTGGATCAAGCCTATGAGTTCGGAAGAGAG GGGAACAGTCTCCAGAGGATTCTTAATGTTGCAGCTTTTGCAGTTTCTGGTTATGCTTCCTCTGAAGGTCGACACTGTAAACCATTCAATCCTTTGTTAGGGGAAACTTATGAAGCTGTCTATCCTGAGAAAGGAATTCGCTTCTTCTCTGAGAAG GTCAGTCACCACCCAACACTAATTGCCTGCCACTGTGAAGGAAGAGGGTGGAAATTCTGGGGTGACAGCAACCTCCACACAAAATTTTGGGGGCAGTCAATTCAGCTTGACCCTATTGGAGTTCTTACCTTAGAGTTTGATGATGGTGAAATTTTCCAGTGGAGCAAG GTACATGGATTTGTTGAAGATGCTATTGGAAAAAAGGTTGCCATGCTATTTGGAAAGTGGAATGACAGCATGTATTATGTGAATAGCGATGGGAGTGGCAAGTCAAAGGATTTCACTCCCTCTTCTGATGCATCCTTGCTATGGAAAAGGAGCAAGCCCCCTCCTAATCTTACTCGATACAACTTAACTTCATTTGCAATTACATTGAACGAGCTGACACCTGGACTGCAG GGGAAGCTCCCTCCCACGGATTCGAGGCTTAGACCAGATCAGCGGCATTTGGAAAATGGAGAATATGAGAAGGCAAATTTGGACAAGCTGCGTTTAGAGAGGAGACAAAGAATT TCAAGGAAATTACaagaaaatgggtggaagcCCAGATGGTTCCAGAGAGAAGGTGAAAATGGCTCCTTCTGCTATGTCGGCGGATATTGGGAAGCTCGTGAACAGGGAAAATGGAATGGATGCCCAGACATATTTGGTGAATTTAATGAACACCTTGTTGATCTCGTACAAGTGTGA